CCAAAACGTCTCGCATCGATTCCGGTTGCGTGCCCTGGGTGTGCCGATCGTGAATGACCTCGATCCGCCCGTGGGCCGTGTCGGTATAGATGATCCGGTCGGCCCGCTCGCGAAACACCTCGACGAAACCGAGCGTCATCAGTTTATTCCCACCCGTCGCGTTGAAGACCAGCTCGGCCCCAGGCCATCGTGCCATCAGGTCTTCGGCAAGATGCGCGGCATAGGCGCGGATGCCGTCCAGCCCGGCATCCGGGGCCTGCTCCCGAATGTCCACGGCGCGTCTCTCGGCTTCGAGCACCCGCCGCAGCCGCTCCGCCTTGGCCGCCATGGGCTGCGACGCCACCAGCACCACCAGCTTCGGCTGGTGCATAAGGGCGGGGATGACCGTCGGTAGGAACTGGTCCGAGACGATGGCGACGTGGATGAGCATGGCGGTAGATCCTTGGGTCGAAGAGTCTGCGGGTTTCCGGCAAGTCGCTGTCTCACCTCGCGGGATCCGTCTGCACTGCTACGCCTTCACGCGCGATGATCTCTCGTAAGCCGGCCGGCGCATCTTGCCATGCCAGAAGGTCTACACGAAATGGAAGATCGCTCTCCTCAAAGTCGGCCCGCAGCTCCGCTTGAACCAGATCGGGAATCGGCTCCGCTCCCATCACGGCCAGGTCGAGATCGGCCGTTGGCTTGGCCCGACCTCGCACCCGGGAGCCGAACGCGCGCACTTCCCGCGCCGGCAGCCGTACGGCGAGCAGCCGTTGAATCACTTCCAGATGTTCGGGCTCAAGGTCAAGCATCGGAAGCCCCCCGCTGCGTGAGCCGTTGAAGGAGGGTGCGGGCATCGCGGGCAAAGTCGGCTAGGACGCCAAACACCTCCTGAGCCTTGGCCGCGTCGTAGGTGTGGGAGGTGAGGTTTCGCTTGTCCCGGTACACGAACCAGGCCGACACGTTGTCGATCAGGCCCTGTTCGGCTCCCGTGCGGATCAATCCGCGATAGCTCATGGTGTCCACTTCCTGGGGATTGGGCAAGTCCGACTCCAGCCGGCGCTTGAGCATCTTCCACGCCAGCTCGAAGGTGAACTCGAACCGCTGAATGCAGGCATCGCGCAGCTCTTCGTCGCCCGGCGCGCCGGCCGCTCGAACAAGTCCTCGATCAAGAGCTGCCAGCGCCCGCTCGAAGGAGCTGAGATCCAGTTTCATATCATGCACTCCCGGTCATGGCCCGCAGGGTCCCCGCACTTGGTGAAAGTGACCAACCAAGCCAAAGGGTATCATGATCAGGCCTTGAGCAACGTCTCGTAGATCGCCTTGGCTTTCTTGGCGGCCCCGCCGGTGGTGTTGTCCCACCAGCCCTTCTCCTTCCACCGCGCCACGATGTCGGCCAGCGCCTGGGCGCGCAGGGTGGCATCCTCGATGGCCTGCACGGCTTCACTTTTGTTAATGTGTCGAGGCCTCCGGTACCACAGCCTTCACTGTCCGCAGGTTCCCTTCGATCTCGACCAACACCGTGAGGTTCGTCAAACTCCCTTTTTTCTCCAACCGCTTGGCCTGCTCGGGCGTGAGACTCTTCAGGATGGACTGGGCCTGAGCGCCTCGGGCTTCGGCCTTGCCGGCCGAACCGGATACCGTAATCATCCCACCCCCGCCTTTGCTGTAGGTGAGCATAACGTTGGTCCATTGTTCTTCCTTGGACTGAACCGAGGGCGTGGCGGATTTCGGCTGCGGCGCAGTGGCGGGAGTGGTCCCTTGCTGGGCCAAGGTCGGCGTTGATGCGGCTGATTCGACGGCTTGCATCGCCCCATACCCCACGGCCGTCTTGGCGCCGAAGCCGAGCCACTGGAAGGCGTGCTGAAAGGCTGATTCGAGGAGCTTTTTCCAGTGAGTCTCACCCTCTGCAAGTAGATCGGGGGCCTTCTCCTTCTTGTTGCTGGTCAACCGCTTCAGGTGCTGTTCGTCGCAGACCACATGGAAGGTGAAGCGCGAGCCCGGCGGGACGGTGAGAAAACAGATGGGATTGGGCTGGCCTGAGTCGTGGGGTGTGGTGCTGCCGGCCTGGGCCTTCTTTTGGTAGTAGTGGCTCTGGTGCGGCGTCATGATCTCGACCATGAGGCTGTCGCCGGCAATCTGCGGGATCACATCCCAAAACGAGAGGGCGCCTCGGACGTGGTCGGGATCACCAGCCGGTGTTTCGCGCCCGAACAAGACGTCGAGCATGGAGAGTTCCAGCCAGCGCGGGTCCTTCGCTGTGCCCACGTTCATTTTCCAGTACGGATCAGCACTCCAGCCCTGGGAGCTGTCCCACTGCCCATTGGCCAATTCCTGCGCCGCCTGGCGCAGCACGCCTTTCACGCCGCTGCCGGGCAGATAGGGGAGCCCATAGGGATTGAGAAACGCAAAGCCGTTTTCGAGCGGATGTTCGTTGCCGAGGCCGGTGGTGAAGGGGGCCGTAGCGGTGGCATCCAGGCGCAGCAGTCTCGCAGGAGGCAGAAAAGCAGCACCGCAGAATTGACGCGACACCAGCGATGTGTTGGCTGCCTTGTCCCTTTCCGTCAATCGCGAGGACTGCTTCAACGCATCAGTCTTATTTTCACAGCGGACTTCTCGTTCTCGCCTGTCTTGCCCGCGCACTTCATGGTCAACATCGTGCGTGGTCCATAGCAGAGCTTTCGTGCGACGATTGATCCCCCACAGCTTGAGGTACATGCCAAACCGCAAGGCCGGCGAGGCGTCGTTGAAATCATTTCCCAGATACGCGGGCACCGCGGCGATTGGCATGGCGTGCTCCCTAACTTAATTGACGCGTGCCGAGGCCATTTGCCTGAGCCACTTGAGCCAGGCGAAGGCTTCGGCGGTGATGGCCTGATAGTCACGGGGAGCGGCGTTCATCAGTCCTTGCATGAAGACGTCGAATCCGGGGTCGCGCTCCACACCGTTGAATCGCTTGTTCAGCCACGTGCGAAGTTGTTGTGCAACCACTTCGTAGACATCCCCCTTTTCGTGGCAGAAGGCCAACACCTGCATCAACCCGCTGTTCATGATAAGGGCCGGTAGGCTCTTGGCCACATTGGCATGTTCCTTCGTATAGCCTGCTGCGCCGTTCCACGCATCCTGCGCGCGCTGTTGCTCGAGGGTGAGTCGGATCGTCTGTTTCGTTCCAGCCACCGTGGCCATCTAGTTGCCCTCCTTGCCGCTCTCGTTGCCCTTGCCATCCACAATCCGGGCCACCACCAGCCCTCGGCCGGTGGTGGCGTCGCCACCGATTTGCAAAAGCCGCCCGTCGATCACGGTGGTGACCTTCGGCATCACCTTCGCGGCATCCAAGAAATCCGCGTCGCCCTTCTTGCGGCCATTGCGCACCTGGCTGGCGAGGATGGGTGCGATCAAGATCGACTCAGGCGGGAGGTTTTCGGTGTAGAAGAGCCCGCCATCAGCGGCCGTGCCGGTCTCGTCGTCAATGCGCACATGGGGCTCAACAAGGGTGGCATGCTGGGCGAAATAGGCGAAGTCCGTGTCGGACAGGACCACGAGATCGGTCTTGAGCTTCTCGCGGAAGAAGCCGTAGCCGTTGCCGTCGGGGATGGCCTTTTGCGCCAGGTCGGCGGCGATGGTCTTGAGGGCCTGGTTGTCTTTCTCCTTCGCCATGTACTCGAAGGCCTCGAGGTGCAAGACATCCGTTTGCTGGCCATTGATCTTTCTCTGGGAGAGCAGCGCCGGATTGGCGACGAGGCACTCACCTTCGTTGAGTGGTGGGAGGGCCTGCCACGTCGCCGAGATGCCCGCGGCTTCCATGAGCCGCTGTGCCCGGGCCAGGGCCTGGGGGCAGGTGGCATAGACATAGCCACCTTTAAGGCTCCGGACCGGAAAGGCGACCACCTGCGCGTCGCCAAAGCTCACGGCGCCGGCATAGAGGTCGTTGCTCCCCGATTCCGGCCCAAACAGGGCGTTGATCATACTGGGATCGCCTCCAATCGCCTCGAACCCGTGCCGCACCGCGCCCTTGATGCCACTGCCGGCAAAGCACGGATGCCCGGTGTGTCGCTCGCGCTGGATGGGGTTGTCAATCACGCCAATGGCTTGGCCCGCGCCCATGTGGACGGGGCTTACAGCGTAGAGAAAGAGGATGGCTCGTTGTTCAAACATTGTTCGCACTCCTTGACTTGACCAGGTGTGTGACCTATTCTCTGACCATGTCCAAACTCGTCAACCTCCATGAGGCGAAGGCCCATCTCTCCGAACTGCTCGATCGGGTTGAGGCGGGCGAAACCGTCGTGATCTGCCGCCGCAACAAGCCGGTGGCCGAGCTCAAGCCGGTGCCCCCTTCGGGCTTGGCCGAACCGCGTCCGATTGGGTTGGCCAAGGGTACGGGCCGAGTCTTGCCGTCGTTCTTCGAGCCACTCGACGAGGAGCTGCTCGCATTGTTCGAAGGCCGTGGCGCCTCGTGAGGCTGCTCCTCGATAGTTGCACCTTCCTGTGGCTGATCTGGGACGAGCCGGGGTTGTCTCATGAGGCCCGCATCCAGATCGCCGATCCCCGCAACGAGGTGTACCTGAGTTCGATCTCTCTCTGGGAAATCCTGCTCAAACATCAGGCCGGCCGTTTGGCCCTGTCCAAGCCGGTTGATCCCGAGCGGTTCTACATCGAACAACGGGAAGCTCATCGCATCGCTGCATTGCCGTTGACCGAGGAAGCCGTAGCCCAGATCATCAAGCTGCCGCCCCTCCATCGAGACCCCTTCGACCGGATGTTGATCTGCCAAGCCATCGCTCACGGGCTGGTCGTGTGCACGCCGGACCGGGCGATTCAGCAATATCCCGTCAGAACCTTGTGGTGACCGCCTCATGGCCACAGCCCCCAGGTGAACCGATTGAAGCCTTCGGCGCGCCGGGCGGGATCATCCGGCGGATTGGTCCAGAGTCCCTCTGCGGCCAGGTCGCGAAGTTGTTCGGCCGTGGCCTCGATCTGATCCAGCCAATAGACCGAACCAGTCGGCGCGACCCGCTGCGCCGGCTTTGGTTGCCACTTCGCAAGGTCCCAGCCGGAGACGACTTCCGCTCGTGGCACTGCAGCGCAAACGAGCCGGGCTCGGACCCCGTGGAGCTGGAAGCGGGTCTCCCCCGTATCGGTTGGCGTGGCACCGGTCGGGAGCCACCCGCCGGGGAAGATGCCGGGGCTGGTGAGGATGAGGCGGCAGCGGCGAGCGTGGACGATCTGGTTGATCAGGTCCAGCTCGCTTGGGTCCGGCTCGCTTGGCACATGGGAGACTAAGTGCGCGCGGGCTGCTCGCCCGTCGCCGCCAAAGCGCAAAATCAATTCGTGCGGAATCGTCGCCCCCTCGACCTCGGCCAGAAACCCCACGTCGTAGTCGTGCCCATTGCCATGATGCCGTTGGCGCATCGCCACGGCCTGCACGGTGAAGAGTTTGCCCTCAGCCGCGCTGCGTTTGGTTGCATCCAGCCCCACGCCGACGCGGGTGTCGAGCCTCCAGAGGTCGCTGGTGCGAACGAGCTGGTTCTTCGCATTGAGATCGTGGCCGAGGAGATACGCCTGCCATCCCTCATGCGTGAGCCAGTAGCCACTCACCGGCTTCGATCGCTCCCGCTCTGGCAGCACCGCGTGCAGCTTGGTGGTGGCCGAGGAGTGGATGCCAGCCGGCAATTCCGTCGGCTGAAGCTGCACACAGTCGAGTGCCCCATCGCCCTCGCGTCGGATCACGAGATCGGCTGGCGGGGCAAAAAGCGGCTCGATACGTTCCTTGGCAAACCGACGGGCAAGGCGGAACTGTACAAGGCGGAATGGACCCGGTTGCTCCGGCGTGCCCAGTTCTGGGTCGGACACCTGCCCGTTGGCAAAGGCCTGCAGGTCCACCTCCTTGTGGGCGAGGAGTGCCGACCGAATGGCTCCTGTCGCGACGGAGGGCCAGGGGGGCACCAGCGATTCACCGAAACTGCCCGGGTCGCCAAAGAGCTTGTTCCCCCGCAGGATCAGCACGTCCAGCGGCTCAATGAACAGTGCCTGTCGTGTCGCCGTGGTCACCATTGCCCCTGCCTGCTCCTGTTACTTTTATTGGTGCGCCGTTGCCTCGGCCGGCTCTGATTCCCTTACATCCATCCGCGCCTCTCGCGCGAGGAACTCCGCCACGCCCATGAAGCGGGTGAGCCAGTCAAGCCGATCCTTCTCGTCGCACGCGAGCTTCGCAATCTGCCGGCAGAGCGTGTCGCCGTGGTGCTTGGTCCATGTCCCGTCACCGGACGTTTGTCGCCGGAACTGATACGCCAGCAAGGTCTCCAACATCTCGGCTGAGGCATCGGGCGGCAGATCCTTCAGCCACACCAGGCTGTTGTACACCGCACGGCGCGACACCGCCGGCTCTGCCAGGAAGTTCCGCAAGGCGAGCAGCACATCCAACGGTTCTCCCCACTTGGCGGTGAAGGAGAGGATTCCGCCCGACCGTTTAATCACCGTGATCGAGAAGGCATCGCGGCCACCGTCTTGCTTGGCCCGCTGCTCCGCCGCCCGCAGCTCGCGCAGCACCATGGCCAGCGGGGTCTGATGATGCGCGATCACCGCACCACAGGAGGCCGTGGCTTTCGTACCCATGACTTGGTACAGGCGACCTCGCAATTGGACGAATCCGCGTTTTAAGTCCAACTCTGTCTTGAGGCTCGGCATGTGTTGTCCGTCGGATACCCCTCCCGAGTAGGAATATCGCAATAGTGCCATGGCGGTGAGGAGGTCGCGGACACAGACCATGGCCATCACGTCGTCTCCGCCAGCATAGAGCACTTTACCAAGGCACTCCTCTTCCACCACATGGCGCACCAGATCGAGTGCAAACCCATTCAGAGCGGACGAGATAGCCATGTGGCGGGCCGGCGAGGTGGGTCGAGCAGCCGCCAGGTATTGCCGCAAGTCAGGATGGTTGTAGCTCCGCAGGCCCGTGGCCACGTTTGAGTGAAACACCTGTTCGTAGGTCAGAGCCGGCTCGCCCGAGAGCCACGCTCCAAGGCGATCTCCATCCATGAGGAGAAGACCATAATAGCGCTCGGTCGGCTGGCTAATGGCCGTTTCGATCTTCTTCACAACCTTGGCGATCGAGGCTTCTTCCTGTTCATCCTCAACCCGTGCTCGCTCCTGTTCGATGAGAGCGGGTAAGCGTGTGGCGACATCCCACCACTCACGCTCGCGGAACTCCTTGCGCATGAGCCGTCTCGGCAACGCCGGACGCTTAAGCGGCCGGCTTTGCTCTTCCAGCCACTGGTAGGCCTCACGAGCGTTCTCTTGGTCCTCCAGGTTCTGAGCGTGTAAGTACGCTGGTCCTTCCGTCATCAGCCGTTCGAGCAAGGGAGCGAGGGCCATCACGTGGGTTGAGACGACGTAGCGGCTCAGATCGGGCTTGGTGGGAAGTCCGGTATACCATGGGCTGACTTTGACGATCTCGATGAATCGCTCCGGCCACAGGCGCTTGATCAGGCCAAAGGCCGACAGGTGCTCTCCTGTCTTGGCCCAAGACGGCTTGGCGTTTGCCACCTTTGCCCACAACGTGTCGGTCCGCCGACGTGGGGACCGTTCGGTCAATTGAAGGTCGTCGAGCGTGAGCCATTCGTACTCGCCGGTCAGCGAATCGCGATACCCGCGTTGCATGAGTTGGGAGAATGGGCGTGCGCCTTTGACGGAGGCCAAGGTGCGTTCCCCCAGTTCGTGAATGACCGGGTACAGGATGCCCTCGTTCGGCTCCCAAAACCGCCACCCTTGCTCGGGATCGATCGGGTTCTTCAGGATCGTCCACGCTTGGCTGTTGAAAAACGCCGGTTGTTCACCTGGCGGGCAAAACGCCGTCAGCGCCCCTTTCGCCCCATGTTCGTCGAGCCATGGCACCACAGCCCAATGGACTTCTGGAAAATCACGGAGCTGCTCTTCGAGCTGGCGATAGCAGTACTGGTCCCGCGGCTGCTCGCCGATCCCCTTGAGCAGCCGGTCGAGCATAGCACGAGCTTCGTCCAGGACCCATCGGCGTAGGTGGTCGCGGATTTGGTTTGCAAGCCTGGCTGCTTCCTGCTCTGGGACGATGGCCACAAACTTGTTGGGGAGCGCTGCGACAAAGAGCGGGTTATAGTCCGTGTTCGTATCGTTCCAGGCGGCTTGCTGGAACAGACCTGCCCGCACGCCTTCCTCAATCAGCCAGAGATCCACCACCGGAACTCCGCGAAGCTGGGGGAAGAGAATCGCGTCGGGCCCATAGGAGGTGGCGACCTTCTTCATAGCCTGCCAGGCGAGCGTCGAAAGGAAATGCGAGCCGGCCCACAGGTCTGAAGTTGAACGCGCTGCGGCGATGAAGTCTTGGACCGGCCCGATTGAGAGGGTGAACAACGCCGGCCGACCACCGGTGGCCATCGCTCCAGCCAGGGCCGATGTGAGATCGAGGTGTTGCCAGATGGTGTGGTCCGGCGTGCGAGTATCGGCTGGGAGCAGGTTCCACAGATGGCCGATGCCTTGAAGTTCTTTCCCCAATTCTGGGCCGAATCGCCAAAAGGCCAGCGCAGTCAGCCGATAATCGGGAGCGCCGTCAGGCTTGGTGTGAATCAAGCGCTTGAAGTGATCGCTACTGACCGCCTTGATGTACTCAGCCAGGATCTGCTGACCGATGTTCCGGACCTCGAAGCGTTCGCCCGAAAGCGGATGCACCAGCTCGCCCTCATCGGCGAACCGCACTTGCGCCCATGCGACAAACCGCTCGGTGGTATCTTTCGGAAACTGGGCCCGGTCGGCCGCCGCCGCCCAGTGATCGGCTTGCTCGACAATCCGCTCCATCTCCTTGGCTAGTTTCAGTTTCTCTACGGTCGAGCCATCTCGGCGTTGCACCAGGTGAGTTGGGAACCCGAGCGCCTTGCCGACTTCCACGATGCTACCTCCCTCATGACCGGCAGGGTCACGGAGTAGGACCAGGGCTTTCTCGGCGGGGTCGTGGAGACGAGCGGCGAGTTTGGTTTGCCAGAGGAGGTCGTTGTTCATCGGCTACTCCCTAATCCGCACGAGCGAGACTTTATCCAGTTCAGGCTTCAACTTGCTCTGTCGGGTCTGATCGGCAATCATGCCGTAGGCACGGCCGCTGGATTTGCACAGCTCATGGAGCAAGGCATGCACGTTCTTCCATACCTCCTCAATCGCACCCTTATTCGGCTGGAACGCCGCCGGCGGCAGGTGCGGCATGTGGAAGATGATGCCTATAAGCTTGCCAGTTTCGGTCTGACGCACCTTAAATCGCAGGCTGTTCGGCAGGCGGGCTGTGTTCTCCCATGACTTCACGGGGTGATTGGTGACGGGGTAGCTCAACCAGTGACGTGAGTCTGGGCCTGTGCCGCCACTCCCGAACACAAACTGCGTTCGCAGACCGATCTTGATGATCGCCAGCGTCTTCATCAGCGCCTTCCAGTCGTCGTGCGGTTGGGTCTGCCAGATGAGCGGGCCCTTTTCATCTTTTCCAATGGCGTGCGGCCAGTCGCGGTCGAGGCAGGCTTTCCAGTCCCGCAGCGGAACCTGCCCATTGAGCTTCGGCGTCCCGTTGGTCGGCGTCAGTGCGAACGACCCCCAGCCGTTGCGGCTGCGCCCCCCTACCGTGCCGTAGCGGTCCATGAGCCAGAGGGCGCGTTGGATGCACGGAGTGTGTTCATTGGGCAGGGCGATGGAGAGGGTGGCGCACTCACCGGCGTTTACGACGGTCTTGATTTTCTCATTGAGCTTGGTGCCGCCTCGTCCATCTAGTGGACCATAGCCGAGATAGGCGTGGGGACCGACCTTGTAGCTCGTCCGTTGCACTTCGGGATGTGTGACAGCGGATTGCTCCAGACCGTTCCAGCTCTTCAAGTTGCCTGGTTCCCACCGGTCCAACCGCAGTCGCACCAGACTCTTGCGGAACTTGTTCTCCAGCCACGCATTGCCGAACAAGAGCCCTTCCTCGCGGCGCATCTCTGCCACGACTACATTGTCTACATTGAAGTGATGATCGGCCGCATACACGACCCGCCACCACTGCCGCAGTAGCGCCTTGAAGGGCGGGGTGCGCCACCGGCCGGCCTGTTCAGCGTCGCCCAGGAAGGCCGGCGTGAGGAATTGGACGGTGTAGTCGAGCCTCGTCATCATGTTGCCCCTTCACGGGTCAGGGCTATCGACTGGCTTGATAGATCGCCGGTCGGTAGCGAGGTGCAGGGATCGGCTTGCCTGCCGTGCGCGCAGCCTCCAGCCAAGCTGCCTTAGCCCGCTCAACCTGGGCTAGCGCCTCTTCCGGTGTGCGGCCGAAGGCGGAGCACGATTCCAAATCCGGAATGTCCGCGATGTAGCCCCCGTCCTCCTCGCTATAAAA
This sequence is a window from Candidatus Nitrospira inopinata. Protein-coding genes within it:
- a CDS encoding type II toxin-antitoxin system HicB family antitoxin, which produces MSDYHLNIFYSEEDGGYIADIPDLESCSAFGRTPEEALAQVERAKAAWLEAARTAGKPIPAPRYRPAIYQASR
- the cas10 gene encoding type III-B CRISPR-associated protein Cas10/Cmr2; the encoded protein is MNNDLLWQTKLAARLHDPAEKALVLLRDPAGHEGGSIVEVGKALGFPTHLVQRRDGSTVEKLKLAKEMERIVEQADHWAAAADRAQFPKDTTERFVAWAQVRFADEGELVHPLSGERFEVRNIGQQILAEYIKAVSSDHFKRLIHTKPDGAPDYRLTALAFWRFGPELGKELQGIGHLWNLLPADTRTPDHTIWQHLDLTSALAGAMATGGRPALFTLSIGPVQDFIAAARSTSDLWAGSHFLSTLAWQAMKKVATSYGPDAILFPQLRGVPVVDLWLIEEGVRAGLFQQAAWNDTNTDYNPLFVAALPNKFVAIVPEQEAARLANQIRDHLRRWVLDEARAMLDRLLKGIGEQPRDQYCYRQLEEQLRDFPEVHWAVVPWLDEHGAKGALTAFCPPGEQPAFFNSQAWTILKNPIDPEQGWRFWEPNEGILYPVIHELGERTLASVKGARPFSQLMQRGYRDSLTGEYEWLTLDDLQLTERSPRRRTDTLWAKVANAKPSWAKTGEHLSAFGLIKRLWPERFIEIVKVSPWYTGLPTKPDLSRYVVSTHVMALAPLLERLMTEGPAYLHAQNLEDQENAREAYQWLEEQSRPLKRPALPRRLMRKEFREREWWDVATRLPALIEQERARVEDEQEEASIAKVVKKIETAISQPTERYYGLLLMDGDRLGAWLSGEPALTYEQVFHSNVATGLRSYNHPDLRQYLAAARPTSPARHMAISSALNGFALDLVRHVVEEECLGKVLYAGGDDVMAMVCVRDLLTAMALLRYSYSGGVSDGQHMPSLKTELDLKRGFVQLRGRLYQVMGTKATASCGAVIAHHQTPLAMVLRELRAAEQRAKQDGGRDAFSITVIKRSGGILSFTAKWGEPLDVLLALRNFLAEPAVSRRAVYNSLVWLKDLPPDASAEMLETLLAYQFRRQTSGDGTWTKHHGDTLCRQIAKLACDEKDRLDWLTRFMGVAEFLAREARMDVRESEPAEATAHQ
- the cmr5 gene encoding type III-B CRISPR module-associated protein Cmr5, yielding MATVAGTKQTIRLTLEQQRAQDAWNGAAGYTKEHANVAKSLPALIMNSGLMQVLAFCHEKGDVYEVVAQQLRTWLNKRFNGVERDPGFDVFMQGLMNAAPRDYQAITAEAFAWLKWLRQMASARVN
- the cmr6 gene encoding type III-B CRISPR module RAMP protein Cmr6 — its product is MPIAAVPAYLGNDFNDASPALRFGMYLKLWGINRRTKALLWTTHDVDHEVRGQDRREREVRCENKTDALKQSSRLTERDKAANTSLVSRQFCGAAFLPPARLLRLDATATAPFTTGLGNEHPLENGFAFLNPYGLPYLPGSGVKGVLRQAAQELANGQWDSSQGWSADPYWKMNVGTAKDPRWLELSMLDVLFGRETPAGDPDHVRGALSFWDVIPQIAGDSLMVEIMTPHQSHYYQKKAQAGSTTPHDSGQPNPICFLTVPPGSRFTFHVVCDEQHLKRLTSNKKEKAPDLLAEGETHWKKLLESAFQHAFQWLGFGAKTAVGYGAMQAVESAASTPTLAQQGTTPATAPQPKSATPSVQSKEEQWTNVMLTYSKGGGGMITVSGSAGKAEARGAQAQSILKSLTPEQAKRLEKKGSLTNLTVLVEIEGNLRTVKAVVPEASTH
- a CDS encoding nucleotidyltransferase family protein — encoded protein: MLDLEPEHLEVIQRLLAVRLPAREVRAFGSRVRGRAKPTADLDLAVMGAEPIPDLVQAELRADFEESDLPFRVDLLAWQDAPAGLREIIAREGVAVQTDPAR
- a CDS encoding type II toxin-antitoxin system Phd/YefM family antitoxin translates to MTYSLTMSKLVNLHEAKAHLSELLDRVEAGETVVICRRNKPVAELKPVPPSGLAEPRPIGLAKGTGRVLPSFFEPLDEELLALFEGRGAS
- a CDS encoding type II toxin-antitoxin system VapC family toxin, whose protein sequence is MRLLLDSCTFLWLIWDEPGLSHEARIQIADPRNEVYLSSISLWEILLKHQAGRLALSKPVDPERFYIEQREAHRIAALPLTEEAVAQIIKLPPLHRDPFDRMLICQAIAHGLVVCTPDRAIQQYPVRTLW
- a CDS encoding RAMP superfamily CRISPR-associated protein — protein: MMTRLDYTVQFLTPAFLGDAEQAGRWRTPPFKALLRQWWRVVYAADHHFNVDNVVVAEMRREEGLLFGNAWLENKFRKSLVRLRLDRWEPGNLKSWNGLEQSAVTHPEVQRTSYKVGPHAYLGYGPLDGRGGTKLNEKIKTVVNAGECATLSIALPNEHTPCIQRALWLMDRYGTVGGRSRNGWGSFALTPTNGTPKLNGQVPLRDWKACLDRDWPHAIGKDEKGPLIWQTQPHDDWKALMKTLAIIKIGLRTQFVFGSGGTGPDSRHWLSYPVTNHPVKSWENTARLPNSLRFKVRQTETGKLIGIIFHMPHLPPAAFQPNKGAIEEVWKNVHALLHELCKSSGRAYGMIADQTRQSKLKPELDKVSLVRIRE
- a CDS encoding nucleotidyltransferase substrate binding protein, with the translated sequence MKLDLSSFERALAALDRGLVRAAGAPGDEELRDACIQRFEFTFELAWKMLKRRLESDLPNPQEVDTMSYRGLIRTGAEQGLIDNVSAWFVYRDKRNLTSHTYDAAKAQEVFGVLADFARDARTLLQRLTQRGASDA
- a CDS encoding type III-B CRISPR module-associated Cmr3 family protein produces the protein MVTTATRQALFIEPLDVLILRGNKLFGDPGSFGESLVPPWPSVATGAIRSALLAHKEVDLQAFANGQVSDPELGTPEQPGPFRLVQFRLARRFAKERIEPLFAPPADLVIRREGDGALDCVQLQPTELPAGIHSSATTKLHAVLPERERSKPVSGYWLTHEGWQAYLLGHDLNAKNQLVRTSDLWRLDTRVGVGLDATKRSAAEGKLFTVQAVAMRQRHHGNGHDYDVGFLAEVEGATIPHELILRFGGDGRAARAHLVSHVPSEPDPSELDLINQIVHARRCRLILTSPGIFPGGWLPTGATPTDTGETRFQLHGVRARLVCAAVPRAEVVSGWDLAKWQPKPAQRVAPTGSVYWLDQIEATAEQLRDLAAEGLWTNPPDDPARRAEGFNRFTWGLWP
- the cmr4 gene encoding type III-B CRISPR module RAMP protein Cmr4, producing MFEQRAILFLYAVSPVHMGAGQAIGVIDNPIQRERHTGHPCFAGSGIKGAVRHGFEAIGGDPSMINALFGPESGSNDLYAGAVSFGDAQVVAFPVRSLKGGYVYATCPQALARAQRLMEAAGISATWQALPPLNEGECLVANPALLSQRKINGQQTDVLHLEAFEYMAKEKDNQALKTIAADLAQKAIPDGNGYGFFREKLKTDLVVLSDTDFAYFAQHATLVEPHVRIDDETGTAADGGLFYTENLPPESILIAPILASQVRNGRKKGDADFLDAAKVMPKVTTVIDGRLLQIGGDATTGRGLVVARIVDGKGNESGKEGN